GTGTGTAATTACAATGTCCAAGACAAGTACCAAAGTTGCTTACATGCTCTCACCTTCATCCTATATTTCAAATTCCTTCTTTGCTTCCCTGAGCCTCGTACTATTTCGGTGGACACTCATTTGGGTTATTGGTGGAAGGTCATGTATCATGTCTCAGGTAGGGTACATTTCCCCACTGCCATACCTCCTCCCCCAGGTCCTCCCTCTGGTCATCAGGGAGGAGATCAAAGACAGATGATTTCTCTAGTCTTCTACCCATCATAAACCAAAGTAGAACCGAAGTATCCTGACCCCCAGAGAGGCCCTCTCCACAGGGAGAGCTGAAACGTGACCTCATGGTGCCTCTCCTTCCTATCCCGGCCAACCCCTATCCACGGCAGGAATTCCACAGAAGCCCATAATCTCTGGTTACAAATCATCATTACGGGAAAAGGAGACAACCACCCTAAACTGTCAGTCTTCTGGGAGCAAACCTGCAGCCCAGCTCACCTGGAGGAAGGGTGACCAGGAACTTCATGGTGAGTACCTCCTGCCCCAGGGTTACAGGAGGCGGTGGTGTTGGGAGGAGAGCAAAGGAagtatatgtatttgtatgtgcAAATAATGTATGGCATAGTGGGAGAACGGGGGAATGACAGACATCTCGTGTACactcatgtgtgtatatgtgtgtgttgagGCCTACATTCTCCTTGTGCGTAGATATCCATTTCACAGCTTCACAACTACAGTGGAGCCCACATGGTATCtacctctctgtgtgtctgtttctgcACTCCAGGAGAACCAACCCGGATACGAGAAGATCCCAATGGTAAAACCTTCACTGTGAGCAGCTCAGTGACATTCCAGGTGACCCGGGAGGACGATGGGGCGGTCATCGTGTGCTCTGTGAACCATGAATCTCTAAAGGGAGCTGACAGATCCACTTCTCAACGCATTGAAGTTTTATGTATGTCATGGGCTTGGGGGTAAAGAGGATCAGGTATGGGTTggggagcagagaaaggaaaCGCAGGAGACTGTGTATGAAGTAACGTGTGTAAAGTGAGTAGTTAAAAAGTGAGACAAAGGGCATCAGGACTAGGCCGAAGTTTGGCAAACTCTTCTGTAAAGGGCCCCACCGTGAATATTTCAGGCTTTGAGAGCCATATAGTCTCCGTCTCCACTACTTAACTCTGCCACTGCTGCAGGAAAGCAGTCATAGTCtgtatgtaaacaaatgagctgagctatgttccaataaaactttatttacaaaagcatgCAACTGGCAGGATTTGGCCCAAGGGGTAAATTTACCGTCCTCTAAGTAAGGCTAGTGGAATGTAGCCAGACAGTAAATTGTAGTGGCAACTGTAGCAAATCAGGAGTCCCAGGACTTAGTTTCTAGTCTGcactccaccacttactagctgtgtgatattaagaaaattactttACCACATTGAACTTGATTCTTCATTTGCTAAGTGAGAGCAATGAATGTGGTGATCACTAAGGCTTCTTCTCAGTTTGACATTCTATGATTTCATGAAAATATGGGTGGTAGGAAAACACAGTCTCTCTAGCATTGTTATTCCCAGATCTTTTCCCTACTTGGTACTCCTCTATTTGCTATTCAATCCGTTGCTAGACCCATTACTCAAACTTTGGTAAGACATAGGTTTGGGGTGGCATTGCTGTCCACTTAGCAGACTCAATCTGTGGGTAGACAAACTGGATCCCAGCTGCAGtgctaccacttactagctgagttACTTGGGCCAAAGCATTCTGTCTGTGGTTCCTGTTTACTTCACTCATCATGAGGATagttataaaacaatatatatgaaAGAACTTTGTAAACTTCAAAGTTCTATATTGCTATAAGGTGTTTCTCTAATTACTGGTTCTGACTGTGAAGCCTCTGGCCTTGGGCTCTTCCCCCAAGCCTTGGTCCCTGGCCAGAGCTAAAGAAGGCTCTTCCCTGCCCCCAAGACTCCTCTGTTAGGTACCAGACCATCTGGCAGTTACTCTCTGGGCCCTTTTGGCCAAAATGTGTTCAGTAGTCACTCAACAAATGCTGTACTCCAGGTAGTGCTAGAGATTTTTATGGCTGTGAGACCCTGAAACACCCATTCTTTCACCTGGCCTGATTCTCTTTGTCCCATTTGATTTGGCTGAAACACATTCATTAACTGGTTGTTAAGGTTGGCTCTATCCTTAGGGGAAATTCAGCCTCTTTATCTGTTGTTCTCAACCAGCATCTGGTTGCATTGTTCTGAGGCCATCTGGACCTAGCCTCCTAAGCAGCCCTTGGCTTCAATGGCAGATGCCATTCTTCCTTTGCAGAGCCTATCTGTATCATGTCAGTGCCTTTCTGCAGCCAAAGTCTGACCCGTGGCTCTTGCTGTTTCAAAGCCCTCACTGCATGTTTGGACTGGCAGTTCAGAATGATGCTTTGTGTTCAGGCGTTGCTTCCAGTTCTAAGCTCCCTTGCAAAGGAGAGAGAACTGAGAAGTTGTGAGCTCAGTCAGTGGTAAGTTAAGGTTTGTTTATGCCACCAAAAATACATAGTAGGTCCCATCTGTGTGTTGGGTAGTGTGCAAGGCGCAGGTGAACCACATATTCCCCTCATCAGCTCTCTGTTGAGATACCTGGTTAGGGCCCCACCAACGGCAGACCTTCCAGAGTCCTACCACTCGAGGTTTCAATACCACAAGTTGCTTACACGTTCAATAGCAGCAGCAGTCTTTGCTCACAAGAGGTAGGCGAAGGAAGCCCGTTGGGTTCCTGAGACATTTAGAAGTAGAAGCTGCAGTGTGTAACTGGGTGGAGGGATCTCCTAAGCGGTGTGGGGAGTTTTGCATAACCACCCTTTCTTTCTCGACAGACACACCGACTGCGATGATCAGGCCGGACCCTCCACATCCCCGCGAAGGCCAGAAGCTGTTGCTACACTGTGAGGGTCGTGGCAATCCAGTGTaagagggcccacttcctggccTCTTCTACGCGGCTGTCCTCTCAGACTTAGCGCCTCCCCAGCTCCTCTGTGCTGCCTGACCCGAGCCTCCCACTTCTCTGACTCTGTCCAACAATGTCTGTGCTCTGACTGTTGCTCCCGCAGAGCGGCAGAAGTGGGGAGGGCTCGTTCCCTAGCTCGGTCCCCGGGGTTCCCACAGCAGCTATGTTACCGGAAGATGCAAGGTAGGAAATCTCCACTTTCCCCACAGGGAACCCCAAGAGGCCACCTTCCACCCGCTCTGAGCTGCAATGTGTCTCTGGCCCCTATAACTTCTGGGCCTCCTCAGACAGTCCTTGATTGCCCTGCTCCAgttatctattttcttcctttacctccctggcCTACTCTGCGCTGAACACTTCTGACCTGTCTGCCTCAACAGCCCCCAGCAGTACCTATGGGAGAAGGAGGGCAGCGTGCCGCCCCTGAAGATAACCCAGGAGAGTGCCCTGATCTTCCCCTTCCTCAACAAGAGTGACAGTGGCACCTACGGCTGCACGGCCATCAGCAACATGGGCAGCTACAAGGCCTACTACACTCTCAATGTCAACGGTGAGGCCCCCAGCACCTACCCTCTCTGCCCACCTTACACCCTCTCTGTTCACCACTGGGATGGCATCCCTAGATGCTGGCTGGGAGTGGAGTGAAGGAAGATAGCCCACCAGTGAGTGGAAGGCCTGAGGACCTAGGTCTACTGTCGAATGTGTAATAGTGAAAAATCAATAGAAGGCTGGGCTCTCATCTGCCTTTGTTTAGCAGTGGCAGCCGGAGTGACACCAACCTTTATCCCCTGCGCTCACCCAACAAGAGTAGTAATAATTCTGCATGTCGAGGTCCGAGAGCCCCCCAAGTGCCAGTGCAGATGCATTTCCCTCTCTAAGGAGCTGTTCTCAGAGTTTCCTCTCCTATGGCTAGGTATGGGATAAGTGTGACTGCTGTCACTGCCTTTTCTGCAGACCCTGGACGCACTATACTGAGTCCAGGCAGAAAACAGAGAGAAGCTTGTACTAGGCCAAGGGATAATGAGAATCTTTTCCCAGATGCCATATCTTCTAGAGGGACCAGGTGATGCCCCTTCTCTGAAGTTCTCCCTAAAGCTGTGACCCCCCAAACCCAGCCTCAGGAGAAGTGACAGGCTAGCACAGAGGCCCCTTTATGGAAAGTTGGCAGAGGATGTCTTTGAAGATCCCAATGGTAGTGGGGTCCTGCCAGAAAGTCTTATAAATCTTTTCTCAGAATAGGGGAAATGCATTGTCTGGGGAACCTCAGAGGCTCCTCCATTAAAACAGCCAGGCCTCCCAGGGAAAAGAAGCCTGAATTCTTGGGACCAGAGTGTCTGAATGGGTGATTCCCACCCCAGAGGCAGACCTCAGCATGTGGGAGCTGCCTCGGCACAACAAGGCTATTGTAAGATGCCAGGAGCCAGGACAATGCACTGAGGTCCACTGTCTGCCCCCAGATCTCTCCAGACTGACTCTGACGATGATTGGCAGTGAGGGAAAGTTCTCGTGCCCCGTGGTTGGTATCTTGCTGATCTCCCTCTGCCTTGTGCTGAAAAGCCAAGCAGGGGAAGTCCTGTTTGATGCTATCTGCTGCCAGTGCTGACGCCTGGTGGCGGAAGGAGCTACTACATCTCCTTCCATGAATAGCCTGAGTGGGCCTGCCTGGAAGGAAATTAAATGTGGTTCTACCTGGAGACAGGGACCTGTAATTGATGACCCCAGAGGTCATTTTGGCCATGGAAACCTGTGCTTTTCTAAGGAATTTCCATTTCCATAGCCTCCAGAATAATTATACAGGATTGATTTTCACATACTCCGTGGGAGAGAGACAGTGGGTAAACTCACTGGGCTTCCTCCAAGTTAAACAATCACATCCACCCCAATCATAGCGTAGCATCCCTGGGCCCAtccgctccctccctcccaagcAGAGCATAAAAAACCAGAGcacaaatgtttccttttcaaataagGCACAGACAGGCAGGGAACTAAAACGCTGGCCCAGCCAAGCCTGAGGAGACATAAGGTAggaaagacaaaatatataaggagtcAATGAGGCATCAAGACTCAAGCTGAGTCTATGGAAAAACAGTAGCTCTCCCATGGGTGGGAGAGTTATAGCTATGGCTAATGTAATTTTGGATACATCAAACTGTGTCCTGGGCCTGTGCTCTTGTCCGCAGGTATGTGGGACTCTGACTATGGGTGGTGCCATCCTGGCCACCTCGTCTGTGTTGTGGGAATCTCTCCTCTCTATATTCTGCTATGGAGGAGAGATTCAGTATTATTCCATGGCAGAGTCATCCCCCGTCGTGGGAGAAAGCAACTCAGTCCTTGTCCTTCCCACAAACCTTTGGACGGTGGCAAAGGACAGATGGAGCTCCCAGGTCTCCTTGTCAGCACAGGCTACAGGATTGGGGTTTTCCTGGAAACTAAACTCTCTTGTGGTGAAGGAACAGTGCTCTTTGTACAGGGGTCAAAGTCTGTCTTATTTGGTCAAGGTGCTGTCAAAGTGTTAATTCTTGGCCCCATCAGCTTTTCACTGCTCTTTCCCTGCCTAATCTCAGGACAGTGAGTGGATAGGCTGAGAAGGCCCCTAGAGCTAGAGGGACAAGCTGAGAATGTCAAGCACACAGGAAAGGAAGAGGGTGTTGGGGGATAAGGAAGGAACACTCTGATAACCCAACAGTGaaaggggggtgggaggggagagagagagaaaagaagaagaagagaaaaaaggaaggaaggaaggaaggaaagagggtagaaaggaaggagagaggaggaaaggaagggagggagggagggagggagggaggaaggaaggaaggaaggaaggaaggaaggaaggaaggaaggaaggaaggaaggaaggaaggaaggaaggaaggaaggaaggaaggaaggaagggtgatAGGCATTAATGCAATGATCTTTGACCAAGGTCAAGTTTCAATGCCATTAACTCAACTTAGACAGATGGGTGTGAgcagttttatgtatttattcatgaGTACAtcaatttgttttaataataacTATATTCCAGGCATGGTGCAAGAAATTAGAGTACCAAATAAGGCGTATCCCCTTTGCCGAATGGTCAGGCTCCATTCTCCTGCTATTAATGCCCGTTCTCTGCTGTGTACGGCTACCCTCGGCCAAGTCAGAGTGCTGCGAGCTGAGGGCTCTCCCCAGACCTGACGGTGTGTGTGTTTCCCTCCCCACAGACCCCAGCCCGGTGCCCTCCTCCTCCAGCACCTACCATGCCATCATCGGGGGGATCGTGGCTTTCATCGTCTTCCTGCTACTCATCCTGCTCATCTTCCTCGGCCACTACTT
This region of Microcebus murinus isolate Inina chromosome 2, M.murinus_Inina_mat1.0, whole genome shotgun sequence genomic DNA includes:
- the CADM3 gene encoding cell adhesion molecule 3 isoform X1, which gives rise to MGAPAAQLLLLLFACCWAPGGANLSQDGYWQEQDLELGTLAPLDEAISSTVWSSPDMLASQDSQPWTSDETVVAGGTVVLKCQVKDHEDSSLQWSNPAQQTLYFGEKRALRDNRIQLVSSTPHELSISISNVALADEGEYTCSIFTMPVRTAKSLVTVLGIPQKPIISGYKSSLREKETTTLNCQSSGSKPAAQLTWRKGDQELHGEPTRIREDPNGKTFTVSSSVTFQVTREDDGAVIVCSVNHESLKGADRSTSQRIEVLYTPTAMIRPDPPHPREGQKLLLHCEGRGNPVPQQYLWEKEGSVPPLKITQESALIFPFLNKSDSGTYGCTAISNMGSYKAYYTLNVNDPSPVPSSSSTYHAIIGGIVAFIVFLLLILLIFLGHYLIRHKGTYLTHEAKGSDDAPDADTAIINAEGGQSGGDDKKEYFI
- the CADM3 gene encoding cell adhesion molecule 3 isoform X2 yields the protein MGAPAAQLLLLLFACCWAPGGANLSQDDSQPWTSDETVVAGGTVVLKCQVKDHEDSSLQWSNPAQQTLYFGEKRALRDNRIQLVSSTPHELSISISNVALADEGEYTCSIFTMPVRTAKSLVTVLGIPQKPIISGYKSSLREKETTTLNCQSSGSKPAAQLTWRKGDQELHGEPTRIREDPNGKTFTVSSSVTFQVTREDDGAVIVCSVNHESLKGADRSTSQRIEVLYTPTAMIRPDPPHPREGQKLLLHCEGRGNPVPQQYLWEKEGSVPPLKITQESALIFPFLNKSDSGTYGCTAISNMGSYKAYYTLNVNDPSPVPSSSSTYHAIIGGIVAFIVFLLLILLIFLGHYLIRHKGTYLTHEAKGSDDAPDADTAIINAEGGQSGGDDKKEYFI